One genomic segment of Coffea arabica cultivar ET-39 chromosome 6e, Coffea Arabica ET-39 HiFi, whole genome shotgun sequence includes these proteins:
- the LOC113697456 gene encoding putative pentatricopeptide repeat-containing protein At3g11460, mitochondrial produces the protein MIRLLRPFQNKSRLVLHRCEAPKTTTTQATTIPVPWNTRLRELSKQGQYQQSLTVYRKMLRSGAAPNAFTFPFTLKSCAALSIPITGTQLHSHVTKTGCLCEPFVLTALISMYAKCLLSEDAYKVFDENPLCKKLTVCYNALIAGYVQNSNLLNGVSLFCEMRRMGVSVNAVTMVGLASGCTNPLHMSLGMSLHCLSLKSGFDNDLAAENCLLSMYVKCESIQLARKLFGDIPGKGLITWNAMISGYAQNGLGTHALDLYYEMESSGISPNAVTFVGVLSSCANLGARRIGQEVEQKIWNLGLGFNLFLKNALINMHARCGNLVRARAIFDEMHEKSLVSWTAIIGGYGMHGQGDISVELFDEMIRTGIQPDGPVFVTVLSACSHAGLTNKGLGYFAAMQRDYGVKPSIEHYSCVVDLLGRAGRLEDARKLIDSMPVEPDGAVWGALLGACKIHKNVDLAELAFHEVVKLEPTNIGYYVLLSNMYTEAENLSGVLRIRLMMRERKLKKDPGCSYIEFKGKIHLFVAGDRSHSQSDEIHSMLSKLQDLIKELDGTKKYNDEKSDRELSSGVGVHSERLAIAFALLNTEIGVDILVIKNLRMCGDCHLFIKMVSKIVDRQFVVRDATRFHHFRGGACSCNDYW, from the coding sequence ATGATCAGGCTACTGCGGCCTTTCCAAAATAAAAGCAGACTAGTCTTGCATCGGTGTGAAGCTCCCAAAACCACCACCACGCAGGCAACAACCATCCCAGTTCCATGGAACACTCGACTAAGAGagctttccaaacaaggccAGTACCAACAAAGCCTCACTGTCTATCGCAAAATGCTCCGTTCCGGGGCCGCCCCAAATGCTTTCACCTTCCCCTTCACACTCAAGTCCTGCGCCGCACTCTCGATTCCCATCACCGGCACACAACTTCACTCTCACGTCACCAAGACCGGGTGCTTGTGTGAACCCTTTGTCCTAACCGCATTGATTTCTATGTACGCAAAATGCCTTCTAAGTGAAGACGCTTATAAGGTGTTCGACGAAAATCCACTGTGTAAGAAGCTGACTGTCTGTTACAATGCTTTGATTGCTGGGTACGTTCAGAATTCAAATCTTTTAAATGGGGTCTCGTTGTTTTGTGAGATGAGACGAATGGGTGTCTCGGTTAATGCAGTCACAATGGTAGGATTGGCCTCAGGGTGCACCAATCCGCTGCATATGAGCTTGGGAATGTCTCTACATTGTTTGAGTTTGAAGAGCGGTTTTGACAATGACTTGGCTGCTGAGAATTGTTTACTTTCAATGTACGTCAAATGTGAGTCAATACAACTTGCTAGAAAGCTGTTTGGTGACATTCCTGGGAAGGGTTTGATCACTTGGAATGCAATGATATCTGGATATGCACAAAATGGGCTTGGTACCCATGCTTTGGATCTTTATTATGAGATGGAATCATCAGGTATAAGCCCCAATGCTGTCACGTTTGTTGGGGTTTTATCATCTTGTGCTAACCTCGGCGCTCGGAGAATTGGTCAGGAAGTTGAGCAAAAGATATGGAACTTGGGACTTGGATTTAATCTTTTTTTGAAGAATGCACTGATTAACATGCATGCTAGATGTGGTAATTTAGTCAGAGCTCGTGCCATTTTTGATGAAATGCATGAGAAAAGTTTAGTATCTTGGACAGCTATTATTGGTGGTTATGGCATGCATGGGCAGGGAGATATTTCCGTGGAGCTTTTTGATGAGATGATTAGGACCGGCATTCAGCCGGATGGACCAGTGTTTGTGACTGTGTTGTCTGCCTGTAGTCATGCTGGATTGACCAACAAGGGCCTGGGTTATTTTGCTGCAATGCAGAGGGATTATGGTGTCAAGCCTAGTATAGAGCATTACTCTTGTGTTGTGGATCTTTTAGGTCGGGCAGGTCGACTCGAGGATGCTCGTAAACTTATTGACTCAATGCCTGTGGAACCCGATGGAGCTGTATGGGGTGCCCTTCTTGGCGCTTGCAAGATTCATAAGAATGTCGACTTAGCAGAATTAGCTTTCCATGAAGTTGTCAAACTTGAACCAACGAACATTGGTTATTATGTGCTACTGTCTAACATGTACACTGAGGCTGAGAATCTTTCTGGTGTCTTGAGAATCCGATTGATGATGAGAGAACGGAAACTTAAAAAAGATCCGGGCTGTAGCTATATTGAGTTCAAAGGGAAGATTCACCTCTTTGTGGCTGGGGATAGAAGTCATTCTCAGTCAGATGAAATACATTCAATGTTGAGCAAGTTACAAGATCTTATTAAGGAACTTGATGGgacaaaaaaatataatgatGAGAAATCGGATAGGGAACTTTCAAGTGGTGTGGGAGTGCACAGTGAAAGGTTGGCAATTGCATTTGCATTACTGAATACTGAAATCGGGGTTGACATTCTTGTGATAAAAAACTTGAGGATGTGTGGTGACTGTCACTTGTTCATTAAGATGGTAAGCAAAATTGTGGACCGTCAGTTTGTGGTAAGGGATGCTACTCGTTTCCATCATTTTAGAGGTGGAGCTTGTTCCTGTAATGACTACTGGTAA
- the LOC113697457 gene encoding uncharacterized protein, with amino-acid sequence MKLQCLGKQLFNSSANLPRIQLSSPMEAHLWYIIPSEVQSQSLLNQYAEILSPCEKEIVFEMRDEELRKRALLARALVRTTIARYQINSHVSPRSLKFIKNVHGKPEVDWQHCEQWRPLPLHFNISHTSSLIACGVTVDSPIGIDVEKKNRRLKHNVMSFAQRYFSKHEVQVLSAISDPQLQLQEFIKLWTLKEAYVKALGRGFSDAPFKTFTIRIRSATKGSFAGNSNFEASEIVVDSFDDSMDLTSDWKFVLMDLAGSHYAAICTKKDSSIQGIQITPTKLTVWKTIPFVHDECVSGTAAVVIISG; translated from the exons ATGAAACTTCAGTGCTTGGGCAAACAATTGTTCAATTCTTCTGCGAATTTGCCCCGAATTCAACTCTCATCTCCAAT GGAGGCTCATCTATGGTATATAATACCCAGTGAAGTGCAATCCCAATCATTATTAAATCAGTACGCCGAAATTCTATCCCCATGCGAGAAAGAAATAGTTTTCGAAATGCGCGACGAGGAGCTCAGAAAAAGAGCTCTGCTGGCTCGTGCTTTGGTTCGGACTACCATTGCCAGAT ATCAGATAAATTCTCATGTTAGTCCACGATCGTTGAAGTTTATTAAGAACGTACATGGGAAACCAGAG GTGGATTGGCAACACTGCGAACAATGGCGTCCACTGCCACTGCATTTCAACATCTCACACACTTCGTCTTTGATAGCCTGCGGAGTCACAGTCGACTCTCCT ATTGGTATTGATGTGGAAAAGAAGAATCGAAGACTGAAGCATAATGTCATGTCCTTTGCTCAACGATATTTTTCAAAACATGAAGTTCAAGTGTTGTCTGCTATTTCAGATCCCCAACTTCAGCTGCAGGAGTTTATAAAATTGTGGACTCTCAAG GAAGCATATGTCAAAGCATTGGGACGAGGCTTTTCAGATGCTCCATTCAAGACTTTCACAATTCGAATTAGGTCTGCTACTAAAGGAAGCTTTGCAGGAAATTCCAATTTTGAG GCTTCTGAAATAGTGGTGGATTCTTTTGATGACTCCATGGACCTTACAAGTGATTGGAAGTTTGTACTCATGGATTTGGCTGGTTCTCATTATGCTGCCATTTGTACCAAAAAGGATTCTTCCATTCAAG GCATACAGATTACTCCTACGAAACTGACAGTATGGAAGACAATTCCCTTCGTTCACGATGAATGCGTTTCAGGAACAGCAGCAGTTGTGATTATTAGTGGCTAA
- the LOC113694766 gene encoding rho GTPase-activating protein 1, translating into MTEILQSPPQHLPSSSSTITFVSSPPTDNDGLDQHTHLKNDTTLINNSPIISSPVAVYRGDTEEIQEGEEEEEEREEVGIGGVSSRSVEFRKERKKREREEGDQLSLLAVLVTVFRKSLVACRSEEGGGVEERLSSSSAMEISWPTNVRHVAHVTFDRFDGFLGLPVEFEPEVPRRPPSASTRVFGVSTESMQLSFDSRGNSVPTILLMMQRRLYAHGGLQAEGIFRINAENGQEEYVREQLNSGVVPENVDIHCLAGLIKAWFRELPAGLLDSLPPEQVMQAQSEEECSQLVRALPSTEAALLDWAINLMADVAQLEHLNKMNARNIAMVFAPNMTQMADPLTALMYAVQVMNFLKTLIVKTLKEREDAILEYVHAPELEPSDENGHHGASQSIIWEEVEETQEDQLLVAKEPLSNTTEHSYQDESNVSNAPDAFVISTENDPPGEKENVVKYFPGEILNNAAASKDGIKGNNSKVASGRYQSKSRRTKTGQSSNSGLKRTAKKLMEQPVIQTTRNAEKNKEVSIISRINSQTERVEAWR; encoded by the exons ATGACAGAAATACTTCAATCCCCACCACAACATTTGCCTTCATCTTCAAGCACCATTACATTTGTATCATCACCACCTACAGATAATGATGGCTTAGACCAACATACGCATCTTAAAAATGACACCACCCTTATTAACAACAGTCCTATCATTTCTTCTCCTGTAGCAGTATACAGGGGAGATACAGAAGAAatacaagaaggagaagaggaagaagaagaaagggaggaagtTGGTATTGGTGGTGTGAGTAGTAGGAGCGTTGAGTtcagaaaagagaggaaaaagagggagagagaagaaGGAGATCAGCTGTCTCTATTGGCCGTGTTAGTTACCGTGTTTAGGAAATCTTTGGTGGCTTGTAGGAGCGAAGAGGGTGGTGGAGTTGAAGAACGGCTATCTTCCTCTTCTGCCATGGAGATTAGCTGGCCTACAAATGTGAGACATGTTGCTCATGTTACCTTTGATCGCTTCGATGGTTTTCTTGGTCTTCCGGTTGAGTTTGAACCTGAGGTTCCCAGGAGGCCTCCTAGTGCCAG CACGAGAGTTTTCGGGGTTTCAACTGAGTCTATGCAGCTTTCTTTTGACTCTAGAGGGAATAGCGTGCCTACTATACTTCTGATGATGCAAAGACGGCTTTATGCCCATGGTGGACTGCAG GCAGAAGGAATCTTCAGGATTAACGCTGAGAATGGCCAAGAAGAGTATGTTAGGGAACAATTGAACAGTGGAGTAGTGCCAGAGAATGTTGACATACATTGTTTAGCAGGTCTAATCAAG GCTTGGTTCAGAGAACTTCCGGCTGGGTTGTTGGATTCTCTCCCGCCAGAGCAGGTCATGCAGGCACAATCGGAAGAAGAATGTTCACAGCTTGTGAGGGCTCTTCCATCTACTGAAGCAGCTCTATTGGACTGGGCCATAAATTTGATGGCGGACGTTGCTCAACTGGAACATCTAAACAAAATGAATGCACGCAATATTGCTATGGTTTTTGCACCAAATATGACTCAG ATGGCAGATCCTTTGACAGCATTGATGTATGCTGTGCAAGTAATGAATTTTCTGAAGACTCTAATAGTCAAAACCTTAAAGGAAAGAGAAGACGCTATCCTAGAATATGTTCATGCACCTGAGTTGGAGCCCTCTGACGAAAATGGACATCATGGTGCATCACAATCAATCATTTGggaagaagttgaagagacCCAAGAGGACCAACTGTTAGTAGCCAAAGAGCCACTTTCAAATACCACGGAGCATTCTTATCAGGATGAGTCGAATGTCTCCAATGCACCAGATGCTTTTGTAATTTCTACTGAGAATGACCCTCCTGGTGAAAAGGAAAACGTTGTCAAGTATTTCCCTGGTGAAATTCTAAATAATGCTGCAGCATCAAAGGATGGAATCAAAGGAAATAACAGTAAAGTTGCAAGTGGAAGATATCAATCAAAAAGCAGGAGGACAAAAACTGGGCAGTCAAGTAATTCTGGCCTAAAGAGGACAGCAAAAAAGCTCATGGAGCAGCCAGTCATTCAAACAACTAGGAATGCAGAAAAGAACAAGGAGGTTAGTATCATTAGCCGCATAAATTCACAAACAGAACGGGTCGAAGCCTGGCGGTGA